The Brassica napus cultivar Da-Ae unplaced genomic scaffold, Da-Ae ScsIHWf_269;HRSCAF=445, whole genome shotgun sequence DNA window TTAATCTGTTTGAAACTGaaaatacttaaggccttgaaaccttaaacataagattgatagaaaattaaagattgaaaccctaaggatcataaggaatgtttttaaaattgtttctgCATAAATCTGAATATGGTATTGCATTCACAACTGATTAAAACCGATCGGCCAGCATATAGAAACACATGATCTCGAATCTGATTGCATTTAACTCATATGGCCGTGTGGCATTAAAACTTTCTGGTACATGTAGAATTGTTTTTAGGATTGATTGCACCATGGTAGTTTTAGAATTACATAACCGAACCCATTGATTGATCATATAGCCGTGCGGCTTGCttgatagcaccatggtcgaattagaattgtttgaacatcataaatgcataagacgtgttgtggccgagcttgcatATATCATGCGGCCACGTGATCCCATTATGAATCTAATGTCTTGCATGATAATGTggatcagatgtcgaaaatagcaaacagagactatgcagccctgaatctctccggagacaattacttgcagtgggcgctagacacaaggattagtctaaaatccaagggactcggtgatactatcatcgaggacagcaatgagaatgaaaagaatagATACAGGGCCATATGTTAtatgcgccatcatctcattgaaggtcttaaagatcagtacatgacgATTGAGAATCCATTGGACCTTTGGAATGCTTTAAGGcacagatatgatcaccaaaagatggtgttgcttccaaaggcaagGCACGATTGGATGCATCTCAGATTCATGGActtcaagtccgtggatgagtacAACTCGGCCTTGTTCAAAATCGTCTCAATACTAAGACTGTGTGGTGAAGAAGTATCTGATGTTatgatgcttgaaaagacctaTACGACTTTCAATCAGTCGAATTCTGTACTGCAGCAGCAGTATAGAACAAAAGGTTTTgccacatacactgatctgatctcctGTCTACTCTTGGCCGAGGCAAATAATGAGCTTCTCATGAAGAACAGTGGAGCTAGACCGGCCGGGACAGCACCATTACCCGAAGCCCATGACattgaaaagaaagatcccaagGAAATCTACTATGCCCAAGACAACAGGAAACCATACGGTCATAGCCGTGGTGGGTACAGGGGGCGTAGACGTGACAACCATAATGGTCGAGATAGCTACTCAACCGGCCGTAggggaaaccacaataaccgtggtcgtggt harbors:
- the LOC125601930 gene encoding uncharacterized protein LOC125601930; the encoded protein is MRHHLIEGLKDQYMTIENPLDLWNALRHRYDHQKMVLLPKARHDWMHLRFMDFKSVDEYNSALFKIVSILRLCGEEVSDVMMLEKTYTTFNQSNSVLQQQYRTKGFATYTDLISCLLLAEANNELLMKNSGARPAGTAPLPEAHDIEKKDPKEIYYAQDNRKPYGHSRGGYRGRRRDNHNGRDSYSTGRRGNHNNRGRGSNYGRGRGSYGRGRGGISKPSYTSKSLCHRCGMDNHWAKNCRTPKH